One Lysobacter enzymogenes DNA segment encodes these proteins:
- a CDS encoding Imm32 family immunity protein, which produces MKICGYREGHGSGQDARPEWLEEVTLLATPAELRRIAAFLAAAADEMDRVGPGYGHEHLCDRQPGFDDSPQLVVVDAATPSL; this is translated from the coding sequence ATGAAAATCTGCGGTTACCGCGAAGGCCATGGGTCCGGTCAAGACGCCCGCCCTGAATGGCTGGAGGAGGTCACCTTGCTTGCGACGCCCGCCGAATTGCGCCGCATCGCCGCCTTCCTCGCCGCGGCCGCCGACGAAATGGATCGCGTGGGGCCGGGTTATGGCCACGAACACCTGTGCGACCGCCAGCCGGGCTTCGACGATTCGCCGCAACTGGTGGTGGTCGATGCGGCCACGCCCAGCCTCTGA
- a CDS encoding MFS transporter: MTPARPAAEAAPAPAPILSPRQVGLILFALAMGGFAIGTSEFVVMGLITEIARAMGVDEPQVGHVISAYALGVVVGAPALAILGSKLSRRSLLLALMGFYAVGNLASALAPGYYTLALARFVAGLPHGAYFGIAALVAVRISPPEQRGLAVGRVMLGLSIALLVGNPLATWLGQTFGWRWAFALVSLIALATVAMTARVLPKGMHAPRPDALAELRDFNRKPVWLALGIGAIGFAGMFCVFAYLAPTLVHVTGVRESFIPFGLMAFGIGGILGTLGGGWLFDRLQFRAAAWILIWSMAILLLFPLAARSVWTVLPAVLAVGTMGALATVLQAHLMDVARSAQTLAAASNHSAFNMANALGPWLGGMAINAGLGWTSTGVVGAMTALGGLLIYFWARADARADAVLAGGSE; this comes from the coding sequence ATGACCCCCGCCCGTCCCGCCGCCGAGGCCGCCCCCGCGCCCGCCCCGATCCTGTCCCCGCGCCAGGTCGGCCTGATCCTGTTCGCCCTGGCCATGGGCGGCTTCGCCATCGGCACCAGCGAATTCGTGGTGATGGGCCTGATCACCGAGATCGCCCGGGCGATGGGCGTGGACGAGCCGCAGGTCGGCCATGTCATCAGCGCCTACGCGCTCGGCGTGGTGGTCGGCGCGCCGGCGCTGGCGATCCTGGGCTCGAAGCTGTCGCGCCGCAGCCTGCTGCTGGCGTTGATGGGCTTCTACGCGGTCGGCAACCTCGCCAGCGCGTTGGCGCCGGGCTACTACACGCTCGCGCTCGCGCGTTTCGTCGCCGGCCTGCCGCACGGCGCCTACTTCGGCATCGCCGCGCTGGTGGCCGTGCGCATCAGCCCGCCCGAACAGCGCGGCCTCGCGGTCGGGCGGGTGATGCTGGGCTTGTCGATCGCGCTGCTGGTCGGCAATCCGCTGGCGACGTGGCTGGGGCAAACCTTCGGCTGGCGCTGGGCGTTCGCACTGGTGTCGTTGATCGCGCTGGCGACCGTGGCGATGACCGCGCGCGTGCTGCCCAAGGGCATGCACGCGCCGCGCCCGGACGCGCTGGCCGAACTGCGCGACTTCAACCGCAAGCCGGTGTGGCTGGCGCTGGGCATCGGCGCGATCGGCTTCGCCGGCATGTTCTGCGTGTTCGCCTATCTCGCGCCGACCCTAGTCCACGTCACCGGCGTGCGCGAATCCTTCATCCCGTTCGGGCTGATGGCGTTCGGTATCGGCGGCATCCTCGGCACGCTCGGCGGCGGCTGGCTGTTCGACCGGCTGCAGTTCCGCGCGGCCGCGTGGATCCTGATCTGGTCGATGGCGATCCTGCTGCTGTTCCCGCTGGCGGCGCGCTCGGTGTGGACGGTGCTGCCGGCGGTGCTGGCGGTCGGCACCATGGGCGCGCTGGCGACGGTGCTGCAGGCGCATCTGATGGACGTGGCGCGCTCGGCGCAGACGCTGGCCGCGGCGTCGAACCACTCCGCGTTCAATATGGCCAATGCCCTGGGGCCGTGGCTCGGCGGCATGGCGATCAACGCCGGCCTGGGCTGGACCTCGACCGGCGTGGTCGGCGCGATGACCGCGCTGGGCGGCCTGCTGATCTACTTCTGGGCGCGCGCGGATGCGCGCGCCGATGCGGTGCTGGCGGGCGGGTCGGAGTAG
- a CDS encoding DUF1353 domain-containing protein, with protein MQNTLDDVLARISAMPDNDAEVVAEAAADYGRFVGLPAKIALDENGRSAELLEPIGYVAASGVEWPVPAGAWLDGASIPKAFWSVIGGPFEGKYREPSIVHDHYCIVKTQPWRDTHRMFHAAMLCRGVSGFKARVMYYAVYRFGPRWGVPGDIAEAAPAQAAEVADDANADSILRDVEAIRDGALSLHDIEQLADRSADSPAG; from the coding sequence ATGCAAAACACCCTAGACGACGTCCTCGCGCGAATCTCGGCGATGCCCGACAACGATGCCGAAGTCGTCGCCGAAGCCGCCGCCGACTACGGCCGCTTCGTCGGCCTGCCGGCCAAAATCGCGCTGGACGAGAACGGCCGCAGCGCGGAACTGCTCGAACCCATCGGTTACGTCGCCGCCTCGGGCGTCGAATGGCCGGTGCCCGCCGGCGCGTGGCTCGACGGCGCTTCGATTCCGAAAGCGTTCTGGAGCGTCATCGGCGGGCCGTTCGAAGGCAAGTACCGCGAGCCGTCCATCGTCCACGACCACTACTGCATCGTGAAGACCCAACCCTGGCGCGACACCCACCGGATGTTCCATGCCGCGATGCTGTGCCGCGGCGTCTCCGGGTTCAAGGCGCGGGTCATGTACTACGCGGTCTATCGGTTCGGGCCGCGCTGGGGCGTTCCCGGCGACATCGCCGAAGCCGCGCCGGCGCAGGCGGCCGAGGTCGCCGACGACGCCAACGCCGATTCGATCCTGCGCGATGTCGAGGCGATCAGGGACGGGGCCTTGAGCCTGCACGACATCGAGCAGCTGGCGGATCGCTCGGCGGATTCGCCCGCCGGCTGA